In Enoplosus armatus isolate fEnoArm2 chromosome 12, fEnoArm2.hap1, whole genome shotgun sequence, the DNA window TTCCAGGCCAGGTAACAGGTTTTCTGCGTAGACAAGCCTCGCACACTCAGTATCCATTTCAGGGCctttgaatgagtgtgtgtgtgttgtacgtgtttgggtgtgtttgtgtaagccAACACCTCAGGGTTGAGATGTCGGAGTTCACCTTTCTTCAAGGCCATGATCGAAGGAAAAGCTGCGTCTGGCTGGAACATCCTGTTTTGGACGTAAACACCGTTCTGCAGCCAGGGCTTTCTTCCCAGTGTTGGAAAAACAATCTGCCCTATCACTTTATTTTAGTAATCAGCCTCCCGGGTGGCCAATAATAATGACAACCCAAGCCTTTAATGCAGTTTAAAGAGAGAGACGCCGATTAGAAGTAAGGCTTATAAAATGTGGCAGGTGCTTTGAGTTTGTTTCAGCTACTTGGACAGACATAAGAGAGACATGATAGGAAATCCCAGGGAAAAATGAACTTGCCGAcgtgtcggtctgtctgtctcgcaGGTCCCAGGACATTTTCTCCTGACATCACCTCCTCCGGTCACTGCTGGGTTACCGGCCAGGGATATTCCAGGTCTGGACTTCCTGCCATTTTGTTTGGGGCTGGTGGGCAACATAAGGGCATTACACACATTTACCTAACTGGCTGTATTCATCAAGAGCTCTAAATGGCTTAGGTAGCCACTGTGAAAAGAAACTAATTTGCTCCATAAAAGGACATCAGAAATGCATCTGAGGTTATTCAAAACAATGAAGTTTGAATAAGATTCAATAAAATGGTTCTGAAATGTGATGCAGGAAGTGAGTGTGGGGGAGCGAGTATAACTGCTAAAAGAGTATCTGGAAACTTTGCAGCATATTCAGACCTTTGATGTGTCAAATCTTTCCACAGCAATCTTGCTTAAAGTACAAAGCTGATTAAACCAGACATACGAGTGCAGGTTGTAAATTTATTTCATGTCCATTCTGTTAGAAGAAAggccttgttttctttctccttcacgAACAGCTCATAAAAAAACAGTTACTTAGAAAAATATACATTGATGTTAGAACTGAAAACTTGAGATTCAGTGTTGAATTCAAATATACAATTTGCATATTAAGAACCTACAAAAAAGGTCAGAAAAGGTGGCTTCGATTGAGGCTTGTTTCttgaagaaaacagagagagcaagcATCCAAAAGAAGGCACTGTCATTTTTCCAAACTCCTCATAAAGCTTATTGAGCCTACAttcagcaaaaaagaaaatcagatttCCATGTGTGCACAAAAGTTGAAGGTCAAAGGTAAGTCTGTGAGAAGATACTTCTTCCTGTTGTTTACCCCTCCCTGTTTCTCCCCATCCTTGACACCCCCACTctctctgaaaaacaaaaactcaagCTTAATACAGGAGAGCCCAGCTACTGCTATAGTAGCCTAATCTAAGGTTAGCTGACTTTGGAAAGGTCATCAGGTTGAAAAGACAGTaggggctgtttttttttttttttttttttttttttttttaagactaaCCCTCACTTTCCTACTCCTGAGTTAAGCTGaataccaaataaaaaaaaaactaaggtCACTGCTTTTTGATTCAAACAGTAAGAATGTTCAAGGCAAATGTGTCATTAAGAAGCCAGCCGTTAACAACATACTTAATCCTTTATCATCTACATCACTTTCCTTGTCTTTCCCTTTCAAAGTTGACAAAAACATCCACCACTCTTTTCCTCACAGCCATTCCTAATAATCATCCCTTGGTACATCATCAATGTCCAACAACTTTCTACAAACAGTCTACAGACAGTCTTttaaaatctataaaatgttcagtttctcTCAATCTGGTCAAGATCCAGCTCTCCCCCCAGCTGGAAAATGTCCCTCTGTGTCCCACAATCACCCTTCCAGAGGGTGCATTTACCGTCCACCATGCCTACAGGAGACTCGGGCCGCGAGTCCACGCTACAAGCCGAATCGCTATCCAGCTCCTCATAGGATGAATCCTCTTCCTCGTCATCTCCTGCCACTTCCTTCCGGGATTCAAGTCCCAGCTCGGACACAGCGGTGAAGTCTGAATCTTGTTGGCTGGAGGGTTCAAAGATGGGAGGGGCCAGGCTTGATGGGCAGCCGTCGGTGGCCGAGAATCCGGGGCAGCTCAAGCTCTGAAAAGTCTTAAGTTTCTGTatagaggagacaaagaggaaaaatacaTGTTGGTTTGTGCACCTTAGCTCGTGTTCACATTCTGGCTTCAGTCTAATGAGCCTATAAAAGTAGAAGCGTCTGTCAGGGGGGAATTCGAGCTCAGGGTTTTCCAGGATGTCAGTTTGAGATTGGGTTTCAGTTAGCTTCACTTTCATCAACGGCATGTGAACATGTAAACACGAGTACACACACGAGCCATCGAAGAACGTACACAAATTCCAAACCTTCTAGGTTgtttgagaaaaacacaaaacactgggATGAGTTGCAAACCACACAGGTATCTCGTTTCAAACTGTGCTCTAGGCTTATTTATCACCGTGGACgccacagtgaaacacataaGGCATGACTGGGAACCCAAACCTGTACAAAGGAGGACATTTCTTGTTCAAGCCATTGTTATTCACAGTTGTCACGATGTTTTGTAGTTCTGCACTCTAGGGAGAATCCTGAACAACTGCCTGTGTTTTCACTCTAAAACACTTGACCTCGAGAGATTTAATTCACTGAGAATGTGTCTCCTAGTTTGCTTTCATGCTCTCTGTCCACCCTGAATTCCTCTCTGCAACAAAGAAAGGCAGCCGTGCAGCGCAGTGAAGGGGTTAATGATCTCTGGAGTGCCCCAGCAGCAGATGTTGGAGGCATGGAGGTGAATAGAGATGAGGTTTTCTCTATAGAGCCTCAGCTTACATGACGGACACCTCTAATGTTCCCTAGTGTGTCAGGACATTGCTTTTCCTGTTACAATGAGCTGGGAGTCTCCCACCCTTAAGTCTCACTCTAGCAGGCTCACTTTTTTCCGCTGCCTGATTTAGCACGGTCCAAAGGAAAACTATAACGCAGGATTTTGGCTGTCTGAGTTAAAGGTTCGCTCACTTTTGCTGGATTAACCTTACATGTAAGCTGCTCAAAACACAGGATGCTTCATCTGCAAACGCTTGAGGTGAGGAGTGGGAGGCCTTTGCTGTAGTTACCCCACTGGAGTGGAAAAGGGGATTTCTGAGCCCTCGCTCTCTGTTCAAGGCCCGGTAATACCCCACTACTAATtatcacagcagaggaggaggagaagaaaggaagagagaaaggagggggagaggCAGCATCTTCACAATATGCTTTCTATAAAATCTACCGAGGCTGGCTGGGATTTGGGTGGGTGTGGCGGTAGGTTGGGGAGAAGGGTTGGATTTCTGCTGTGTACCCAgctttgcctgtgtgtgtggtttttttctctttcacttgaGAATACCCCCAACCAGATGGAAAACATCCAAACCATGTTCACTATTACCACACAGACGTGTATGCTCTCTAACATCATGCCGTCATGTCCCACTTAACCCACTGCCATAACCAGGAGATGGGTAGGTTACTCTCTTAATGTGATCATTTACTGACTAAAAAATAggggtactccagtgatttagtaaaACACCTCCATAAAAGTTGAGGGACtcataataaacattttaattgaattaacaTTCTGACACATTTAGTCATTAATACCAGGTatactaaaaaaacaaagtgatccTTTCAGTTCAGTTATACTTGATTTTGCAACACAGCTAAACTGTTTTAATAAACAAGACAGAAGAAGTCATCAATGTCGACCAACATGGTGACACTAAACTCATGACCGAATCTTGTCTTCCACATTACGTGGAACGCACACATGCACCGGCTTTTGTCTCACACTTCGCATCCAGTACACGCATGTATTATGCAACATTTCCAGGGAATCGGGTCTACATAGTTTGCATCTCTTTTAATCTTCGGTGGGAAAGGTGGAATCTGCTAGTAACAATGGAACAAAGACAGAATGCAAATATATTGAGAGGCtgtcactgaaaaaaatgtaggccataaatagtatcaaaaatgGGGTATGATACAATCAAAATCTAGATTACAAGTTTATTCCAATCACAAGATATTTTGGATTACTCTGTAACAGCTAGCCTACTTTTTACACTGTTTTCATAAGTGACATTCTGGTAGAGATTATCCATTATACCAAACCATGATCAACATGACATGATAACATTTCGATCGAAAGGCAGCTGCTTTgggagcagcacaaacacaagccaaGAGGCTAGGCAAATACCCTCCTGATAATTaggacaaacaacaaacaacacccTGCTAAGTACTATGGCAAACGACCTGCTGTGAACTTGActagaaacatacacacaaataagcaCACATATAAAGAGAGgtgtaaccacacacacacaaaaaaacatgcaggtaCTTTACTAAGTACAGATTctaaatatgaatgtatttcttTGGATTCGCTCCATGCTGAAAATTAGGTCAGACAACATCAAACAACACTGCTCTGAGGAAGACGGGCAAACAGACCTCCAACAGCAAACAACCGtaaaacaaaagacaggagGACTTAACTCATTCCTGACAGCCAGACTACATATTTGCACACCTCCGTATTAATTATctgtgttgctgtctgtgtATGACTGCCTTTGCTTTggtctgtgtatttgtctggTATTCACTGTACCGCAGAGGGAACGCATGACAGATAACGTGCAAATGCCTAGAGGTCAGATGACAAAAGATAAATATGTCAAGTTCAAGcaaagtttttatttacttatttttattttattggttaTTTTTGCAGGGACAGCGcacaattaaaaaatgtattttcattaaattaatAGCACCAGAGTTAGCTAGCAGCTAATTGACATCTGTTGTCCCTGGGCAGTTAAGACAAAGAACAACCACAGAACAGCAAATACATACAAGCCCATCAGTGTGAGATAATAAATAGAATCAGTAagataaatacaataaatacaaggCAACCATTGGGGGTGACACTTTTGTGCTGACTTTAGCCAAAGCTTGAGGGTGGTTTCAAACACTGCAAAGCTTCTTGAGTCTCTAATGTTTGTGGGTATGGAATTCCACTTCCCCACCACTTAAACCAGGAAAGCAGATTGACCATTGTCTTTCTGGACTGCGGTACCCAGTCACCCCTAATAGATGCTGTAGTCCTACTGGCACTGCCACTGCTGGGATAGGCCAGGCATCCTCTAAGAGGAGGAGGGGCAAAATTATGAATCACTTTATAAATCAGGGATGCATAAGAGTAAAATAAGAAGGTATCAAAATTgaggacattacatttttttcattttacagtgaCGATGATCCCTTTTCATCTAGTACTTTCAGGATTTGTTTATAGAGTGAGTACACAGGCTTGAGTGTAGTCATACCTGCCTGTGACCAGGTTGTTATGCAGGAAGACAGATTGGGAAAAATCATAGTGCGTAGAAAAAGCTTTGCAGTGGACAGAGACAACTGATGCCTCATGCTCTTAAAATTGTTCAGATTAAACTCAACATTGCTGATGACCCTACAAACTTGTGTTTTGAAAGACAGGTTTGTGTCAGTTATAATGCCTTGATATTTAACATGTGTGACAGATGTGATGCCTTCACcattaattaaaatgtcaggATTAACTGAATTATTGATAAATACATGCAAACTGTTCTGTTTACATTAAGGGTCAAGCAAGAATTGGCTGGCCAATCCAACACCTTGCTCATTACAGCTGTCAGTTTAGATCTTGGGGTAAAAACAGTGTCATCAGCATACATTTGGATGCTAACATCTGGACATACTTGAGATGAACAAGCAGATATGTGTGACTGCACACTGGCTTTCAGTAATGCTCTACAGAGTACCTTTGGGACAAGTCACAACATGTCATTATACGTGGCGAGCATCGCACCTCAAGGTGCCCACCTAGGTGTTCCTATGAGCCTGCAGGGCTTGACGCTCAACTATGATCACCATGTCTGCCATCCCAGGAATGGAGAGGGATTGAGAGAGGAGGGGacgagcagcagaggagctcgAACTTGGGCCAGCGAGAAGATATTAATAGAGAGGAGTGAGGAGTTTGTCTGCCAGCTTCCCTGCAGAAATAATACCCCCTTTCTTCACCCTGCTATTTccctcctgaacacacacacacacactcacactcacactcacactcacactcacgcTCAACACGCCCCCTTTTACCACCTCTACTGCTAACACAGCTGGGCCAAAGATAGTCTGTaatttttcttcaaaatgtaCAATGACCCAACTGAAGTTGTCAACTGGGGCTACAAAGACGGCACAGACATAAACCGAAGGAAAGCTGGCCAGGCTGGCCTCACACAGGCCATTTCCTCTGAAGCAAAAGTGTGAGCTGCGTCAACAATCATTCAGTCAGTGACCTAGAATCAAGAGATAACATTCCCCGTCTGACAGCTCACTACACCCACTACGCCGAGGAAAAAACAATGAAGGGCCAAATGGAAGGGCAGCCAGGGATAAAAATGAGGCAGTGGACAGAGGAGTGAGCTGATATATACGGCTGACAGGGAGGATATTCAAGGAATTATGGGGGTGGTCGCACATAAATCCCTACGGTAGTCGAGCTATAGATGATTAGCATGACATGCATCCCCATAATTCACACCCGCCCTCATTGACGTGGTTGAGGAATCTAGAGGCCAAATTACACCATGTTCCACTGACAACTTGTTACATGTTGACCCTCACAATCCTTAACCCCCCAAACCTCAAAACAGACTTTAAAACACACTGGATAGTCCAGTCCTGTACTGAGAAGAGATAAATATCAAATGGTAATTACAATTTGTGGTGACAAATATGCACTGACTACTTTTGTTTTTCGTTATCTGGATTCTGGAGCGTATTACTCATCCACACATACCTATAAAATGGAGGAGGTATGGTGGCaagtgtgtgtaggtgtgagaAGTAGTAATAATCTGTAAATCATACCCTAAGGCAGAACCGCGTGGGATGCCCTTTCAGCCTGAGAGTGACCCACCCTCTTCGAGTGGGAGAAAGTGTGTGCACAGCCAgggaaaaaggaggaagagcGTCACTTGTATCACACAGACAGTCAGCTGTCAGTTCACACATCAAGTTTGCCCAGAAACAGCtgaagaaaaatgaacaaatgccAGAAATGTGATGTTATTCTGATATTTATGGCCGTAGGTAAAAATCCCGTCCACATATCACACAAAGAACCGAATTCTCATGGAAATCTCATCTGTTCCCAAAACTGATGGTGATTCTTATGTTCTGTCCTCAATAGAACAGATGCAGGTTGTAACCAGCCACGTGTTTGCACATTATCACATCTTTTTCCAGACCGTTTGCCAGCCACTAGCTTTCCCTTGGCTCTCACTGAGACGAACCACCTTCTTAACCAATGACAACTACGTGAATCTTCAATGGGTGCTTCTGGCAGTTTTGAGTTATTTAATTTAGCTTGTTTAGGTTCCTGAGCACAACTAGACGCAGCCTTTGACCTGGACTGGTTATTGACAAATAAACTACCATCAAGTTAAGTCTGAGTAGTgtaggaagagaaagaggagtgagagagTAAATGTGTTCTAAAGGATATTGTATGTGCTGTGTTAATGCTTACTTTCCTCACTCCATGCATGCAAGTGAGGGTCAAAGCAAACAGTAATTTGAAGTGACCCATCTAACCTGCCATACCTGACTCCTTTCAACAGTGCTGAGTACATGCAATCATGCAGGTCGGTTCAGAAacgaaaaaataaaagattgaaAATTGAGGGAGAGAAACAATGGCTCTGCCTGTTAACCACTGAGAACAGATAATACGTCTGCAATCATCTGCAGAGGTCTGCTCCTGCATTCAAGCATGGCTGCAACCAAAGGTAAcgtaaaactgtgtttgtgtatctctgCGCATTTGTGCGATCATCGCGCTCGATTTTCCCCTCTTAGCAGCTGGCATGACTAGAGGAAACACGCTCACTAGTCTCCATTACCAAAGCCTTGTTTATCCAACCCTGGCTAGGTCCTGAGGGTGACTGGCTGGGAACACAAATCTTtgggaagaggaagggagggtaGAGGGATAAATTGATGGTACGTTCTAATATAAGTACAGgaaaaggacaatatttccGTGACGGGAGGTATGATGAAGGAAGATTTAGCGGCATCAGATTAATGATACAAGTGCAGGAAAGCAGTGGCATACAGGACATGGTCTACAATCCGAGTTCGGAGTCATTACATCGTGTCTGAGTGTCAGGTTGGCTTTGGTATCAGTGGCTGTTGCTGGTGCTATAGCCTCTGTGTAGAATTTCAAGAGtattcaaatgaataatgaagCAGGATGAGATGTCAAGAATCAAATCAAGATCTTTCTGGGATCTGTAAAAACATCGGAGCACTGCCAAGCATCAAAACAGCACATGTCATTAAAATACTTCTCCGGTTCTATTTTGGGTTTGGGTTTGTCCAGGGGTCATTTATACACTGGCTGTTCCGCTGCTTCCTCTGACCttacaaaagaacaaacaaactctTGTCGTGGGGAAAGCAATTTTGAGTTCTGTACATCCAAATATCCCCCCTATTAATCACCCTCGTCGCTCTAACCGCCTGATAGTAGACAGAGGCCAAAAGAAAATGGATGAAGCAGTACAGGGAATGAAATATGGAAATACAAGGCAGAAGTTGCAAAGAGGAAGCAACCTTTGGATGGGCTGTTTACCCAACAGagtaaatgaaatgataaaCTGGAGCCGGGCCCGCTAGAGCGTGGCACTAGGCAGCGTGACCGAACATGAGGAATGCTTCTTTAGTGAGCACCGCTCCCTGAGCTGGAAGGAGGGAGGCCTGAGATCACTTAGCCCTGAAGCCCCGGACCGTCGACCCAGAAAACTTAATTCAGCTTGATTTTATCCAGTCCCTGATCAGATTCACTGAGAGAGAGGCCCAGTTATCTTTGAGGATCCCTTGAACTTCTACTTGGTCTTTGAACAAAAAGATATTTGTCTGTGGGGTGAGTGCGTTTGGACCAGGATTTAACTAAATGTAATAGAGGCCATTTAGCAGCATTAAAGCACGATTAGAAATAAACTGATGCTGATTTATGTTTAATCAGTGAACGACAGTGATACTAAACTCTgtgaaatgagtgaatgaatgaatgtatgtgagtgagtgtgtgcttgtctgtgcCTGTCAACATGTGTTGAACATTTTCAGCTAACCTGAGTCATCTTTGCCAGGTCCAGGGAGGGCCGCTGCTCCTGGGCATCTTCTGGTCTCCTGCGCTTCATACCAATCTTTTTGTCGTTTAGCACGCAGGGCTGGGACCTGCTCCGAGACAGACACCCTGTGCCCCCAGCTCTCTGCACAGCTCGCCTCCCCAATTCTGGGGTGGAGTCTGGAGAGCTAGCCTCTGACGCCTCCTCCCTCTGGAGCTCTGGCAGGCTGATCTGCTcgtgggagagggagagaggcctGAGGAAGTGGTGATGGTGGGAGTGGTGATGATGCGAGGAAGGAGAGGTAGGGGAGACTGGAGAGGCAGTGAATTGAGGGTGGAGAGGCAGTCGCTGGTTGAAGAATGGCAGGTCCAGGGCTCCATCTGAAGGGATGCTGGAGCGGGAGGGCAAACTGAAGCTGGAGCTACGCTGCATCGTGGGAAACGGACCGCTGGAgaaaccccctcctcctcgAACACTTCCGCCACTGTGGCACCTTCGTTTCTCCACCGTTGTCCATACTCGGGAGCCTTGGGGCCTCCAAGATGAGCGGGACCCACTGAATTCATCAGAGAACGACAGGGAGCGACACTGGCGTTTGCTCGGGGGTGCAGTGGGAGCTTGGCTGGTAGCTGTAGTGGTGTAGTGTGCAGTGGTGGACGTGGTGTGGGAGTGTGGGCTGGTCACACTGCCATCACCGAGGCTGAGATCTCTTATCAGACTGGTGATTGCTGTGGCGTTGCCTGGCTCCTTGGCCCAGTGCCAGCTCCCCGGCTCAGGCATCACATCCCACAGGCTCTCAAGACTGGCACCAGACTGGCAGGGAGCTCTCTGCTGGATGGCACAGCTCTGACCCAGGTCCAGCCACCTATCTGCCTCTGCAatgttcaaaacacacaaactctcaccAACCTTGATAGCAGCCCTTTTTATATGTGCAACAAGTAACAAAGAGCAAAACTTGCATTATGTTAATTACTTCATGATTCTAGCTTAAAATGAAGACAATAATATCTGAAAGCTTAAACCTACTGCTCCAacttctctgtttttgttttgtttatttattgatctaattattgatttattccatttatttttttatttttttccttttaaattttCTCTAATTTCATGCCTTATTGTTATTTAGCAATTTATATGTGTATTCATTACAAAAGAATTGTTAACAAGgacccaaaaaaaacaaaaacaaaaaggaacatttgatctttaaccacacagacacaaaggcaCAAGCAAACAGAAATAAGCTGAAGGCAAGAGGGGTTGCTGTCAGGACAAACtgtttggaagaaaaaagagagattatTGTCTGGTAACTACAGTAGGAAAGAAACTGAACATACAGTTAAGGTCATTTAGAGCTGCTAAACACCGCTAAGCACAAAAAGTCATGAGCTTTGgtacattaaagaaaataaaaaaaataagtcattTGTTTTAAGATGAATGACAGGCGTAAGCCTACAGGAAAtaacactgcagctgcacagtTCAAAGCAGTGCTGCTCATGTGTAACTGTACTggaagctgaaaaacaaaactgacagaaaaatgtaattttctgaaAGCATAGCATTTTAAATTTTCTCAATGCATTTTAAGAAATCAATGTTTTGCAAATCTGCAGaagttggttgtttttttttttttaggaagaATATGGTTGTGCTcacaatgatataatatatgGTTTAGTGGCTCAACGAGGTCATCATGTGCTATGTCTGattatttttcacataaacAACATGCAGCGAAACCTCAGCCTTAAGTTGTGAGGGCACCAGGGCGCCCCATTAGCTCACTGGGTAGAGCAAGTACCATTTATGCTGAGTCCTCACCGCAgcggcccgggttcgattctagcccgggccctttgctgcatgtcatcccctgtctgtctgtctgtctgtctgtctctctctctctctctctctctctcctatttcctgtcactctacaataaaggcaaaaatggccaaaaaagtTGTGATGGCACCATACTCTTAGTATTAGAATCTAGTCTCTGTTCTCTATTGTACTTTCATAGTAATGGccaaaaaactaaaattgtCTATGGTAGAAATCCTACAGTAGATCACCGATGAAATCTGACTGTGTGAGACATGTCAGTTCACCAAATGTTATGGATGTTGTTTTTGAGGCTGCAGACAAACAATCAACATCCACATTCCTGAATATTTAAAACCTGGACCTGCAAGAATTCTGATTCCAAACACATGAAAAACTACATATTACGATAAGAATCAGCCAGCGAAACAGTTGGCAAGTCACTCCCAGTAGTCTAACGGTTAGCAAGATATGCTTCGTAAAGCAGTGTGACTTGCCAGCTGTCTCACACTCCACACAAAAGAGTCACACAGCTGTGGGAGATAATACACCTACAGTGAAGTGCCATAGTGGCTCGAGCTACTAAGCCAAGTGGTTAAGTCGTGAATCTATTGAAGCTTTTGGCAATAAGGGCCCCTTGCTGATCCAAATCCCGTCCTTTTGGATGCTTGTCTCTAATTTTGGCATGCTCTCTCTCAGACTGGTGGACGGAAATCATTGTTTTGGGCGGACAAACAATGTACGGGGGCTACAGTGACGACCTGACAGGAATGTTAGGAAAACAACTTGACAAAGGGAGAAAGGGATGAACTTCAAAAGGCCACCCTTTGAAAGCAAGAGACAAAGTGCTGGTTGAACTAACAAGACATGCTAAACAATGTTAATGTCAACATTAACAGTGGAAACAGTAAGCCACGCTCAACCCTGTGACGTCACTGCATCTCCCCACAAACAGACAAGGAGGATAGTGAGTGATAGCCGGTGTATGTATTAACAGTCGCATGTCTTTTATCACAGGGGGTAATTACTGCAACACTGACAGAGCCAAAGGGAAATTGTTGACATAGGCAACAGCATATTCAATTACAGTTCACTCCCATGAGAGAGTGGTGTGCAACGTTGTGTGGAGGCAGGTGCACCCTGATCATGAGAGGGGgatgagtgacagacagagaaagggagaagtgagagacagagtgcGACGGAGGGGATAAACAATGAGGCGGTTATAGTGGAGGTTGTTGACCTTGATGGTTTAACTTATCAAGGGATTAAAAAGGGTCAATTCTATTATGCTATTACATTATTAGAGAAGGATCCCACTCAACCATAGTTACTGTCCAGATCTTGAGTGCaagcagagggaagaaagatGAGAATTTTTATTGCATGAAAGAGGAagcaaagcaggaaaaacaaaccgAAAGACAAAAACGGAGATAACTCACCCACAGTTCCACAGGAGAAGAGGGTGGTCCCTCTGCTCATGGTGTGGAGGTCACGCTGTGGAGGATAGgcacacagagggacagacagtcagaaagaTACAAaatgaacgaatgaatgaaGGGGAACTAAAGTCCAAAATGTTTGCCCTCAAACCACAATCAAATAAGAGGATTGATAACAATTTAATCTCTACGGGTACCCCTGTAGGTTCAGAACATACTTAACCAGTGgtgcaaagtaactaagtacttgCGTTTTagttgagtatttccattgtatgctactttataAATCCACTCCACTGTACTTGAAAgggaaatataatatatacttaaagctgcaccaatctATATCTTTATATAAACAATagataaatgactgaactgtTGGGGTAGTAAGTTcactaaaaaaaatctgttattgcagATTTAAGTTAAaatttt includes these proteins:
- the LOC139294443 gene encoding protein FAM53B-like isoform X1; amino-acid sequence: MVIIFLKTLEKKKGVNDVRCKNTERRLRDLHTMSRGTTLFSCGTVEADRWLDLGQSCAIQQRAPCQSGASLESLWDVMPEPGSWHWAKEPGNATAITSLIRDLSLGDGSVTSPHSHTTSTTAHYTTTATSQAPTAPPSKRQCRSLSFSDEFSGSRSSWRPQGSRVWTTVEKRRCHSGGSVRGGGGFSSGPFPTMQRSSSFSLPSRSSIPSDGALDLPFFNQRLPLHPQFTASPVSPTSPSSHHHHSHHHHFLRPLSLSHEQISLPELQREEASEASSPDSTPELGRRAVQRAGGTGCLSRSRSQPCVLNDKKIGMKRRRPEDAQEQRPSLDLAKMTQKLKTFQSLSCPGFSATDGCPSSLAPPIFEPSSQQDSDFTAVSELGLESRKEVAGDDEEEDSSYEELDSDSACSVDSRPESPVGMVDGKCTLWKGDCGTQRDIFQLGGELDLDQIERN
- the LOC139294443 gene encoding protein FAM53B-like isoform X2; translated protein: MRDLHTMSRGTTLFSCGTVEADRWLDLGQSCAIQQRAPCQSGASLESLWDVMPEPGSWHWAKEPGNATAITSLIRDLSLGDGSVTSPHSHTTSTTAHYTTTATSQAPTAPPSKRQCRSLSFSDEFSGSRSSWRPQGSRVWTTVEKRRCHSGGSVRGGGGFSSGPFPTMQRSSSFSLPSRSSIPSDGALDLPFFNQRLPLHPQFTASPVSPTSPSSHHHHSHHHHFLRPLSLSHEQISLPELQREEASEASSPDSTPELGRRAVQRAGGTGCLSRSRSQPCVLNDKKIGMKRRRPEDAQEQRPSLDLAKMTQKLKTFQSLSCPGFSATDGCPSSLAPPIFEPSSQQDSDFTAVSELGLESRKEVAGDDEEEDSSYEELDSDSACSVDSRPESPVGMVDGKCTLWKGDCGTQRDIFQLGGELDLDQIERN